The following proteins come from a genomic window of Paenibacillus spongiae:
- a CDS encoding putative amidoligase domain-containing protein, with product MAVRAMGGTVWVWGADRGIGAPNPLAWVDGIPSLEDAVVVWGPVPLPQGWRDHGEPLLLNGGAIGFADMEQAVLRYRLRRAGVTMSDGEQGAGSRSVRQVQTRSWSSRRRLIVRIFQLEPVSIELLPSTINGSGLSSGRELLEDEPLFRRAGRLAVRALYAAGLHCGIVEAVVLADGTCAVTAVRLPDERELRSGTIWNVALRRFSDEWRKRRKTISTDEAAGSGILIGADPEFLFVADTGKVVSASRYLEGGHGSGCDAVVIGGRVRYPIAELRPAPAASPGRLAANIRQLLLHTSSRVTDPSLRWLAGGMPVKGFALGGHIHVSGVPFTTRLLHQLDSYVAFPLSLAESANDRLRRPRYGALGDFRKQPHGGFEYRTLPSWLVSPMATKAALALTLLCALETETLDYLPSLEEPFVEAYYAGDRTKLSACIDPLVQAMSATSSWRDLRSWVEPYLNAIARGDQWDERADIRIKWRIPPYD from the coding sequence ATGGCGGTGAGGGCAATGGGCGGAACGGTCTGGGTATGGGGTGCGGATAGGGGGATAGGAGCCCCGAACCCTCTCGCATGGGTAGACGGAATTCCGTCGCTGGAGGATGCGGTTGTCGTGTGGGGACCGGTCCCTCTGCCGCAGGGTTGGCGCGATCACGGAGAGCCTCTGCTGCTTAACGGAGGCGCAATCGGATTTGCTGACATGGAGCAGGCTGTGCTCCGTTACCGGCTGCGGCGCGCAGGTGTGACAATGTCGGATGGGGAACAGGGGGCCGGTTCAAGGTCTGTAAGACAAGTACAAACGCGAAGCTGGAGCAGCCGCAGACGACTGATCGTGCGTATATTTCAACTTGAACCGGTCAGTATCGAACTTCTACCGTCCACCATCAACGGGAGTGGATTAAGTTCCGGCCGGGAGCTGCTGGAGGATGAACCTCTCTTCCGCCGTGCGGGTAGGCTCGCTGTCCGAGCTTTATACGCTGCAGGCTTGCATTGCGGGATTGTTGAAGCTGTCGTTCTGGCAGACGGCACATGTGCCGTAACCGCGGTCCGTCTGCCGGATGAAAGAGAATTGAGATCGGGTACCATATGGAACGTGGCGTTGAGGAGGTTTAGTGATGAGTGGCGGAAACGGAGAAAGACGATTTCCACTGATGAAGCAGCCGGTTCTGGGATTCTAATTGGTGCAGACCCGGAATTTCTGTTTGTTGCTGACACGGGGAAGGTCGTATCCGCTTCGCGTTATCTGGAAGGAGGACACGGAAGCGGCTGCGATGCGGTCGTCATCGGAGGACGCGTACGTTATCCCATTGCGGAGCTACGCCCCGCACCGGCAGCCTCGCCGGGCAGACTCGCGGCCAATATCCGCCAGCTGCTGCTCCATACCTCGTCTCGCGTAACCGATCCCTCGCTTCGATGGCTGGCCGGTGGGATGCCAGTGAAGGGATTCGCCCTCGGCGGTCACATCCATGTGAGCGGAGTTCCGTTCACGACTCGACTCCTGCATCAGCTGGACAGCTATGTCGCATTCCCGCTCTCGCTGGCGGAATCGGCGAATGATCGTTTGCGCCGCCCTCGCTACGGCGCACTTGGCGATTTTCGCAAGCAGCCTCATGGGGGATTCGAGTACCGTACCTTGCCAAGCTGGCTCGTATCTCCCATGGCGACGAAAGCTGCACTCGCGCTAACTTTGTTGTGCGCGTTAGAAACGGAGACTCTCGATTATCTTCCTTCACTCGAGGAACCATTCGTGGAGGCTTATTATGCAGGCGACCGGACGAAGCTGAGCGCTTGCATCGACCCGCTCGTACAGGCCATGAGCGCTACCTCCTCATGGCGGGACCTCCGTTCGTGGGTCGAACCCTACTTGAACGCGATCGCCCGCGGCGATCAATGGGATGAGCGGGCAGACATCCGCATCAAGTGGCGCATACCACCTTATGATTGA
- a CDS encoding outer spore coat protein CotE, whose protein sequence is MTIADKQLQRREIITKAVCGKGRKFSTVTHTVTPPHHPTSILGAWIINHQYEAVRSGDGVEVIGTYDINIWYSYNKNSQTDVAKETLSYVEHVPLSYIDPKHRSSTEEVSAESTQEPNCIEANISSSGSSVVIRVEREFAVEMIAETKVCVAVFPGGIDDLDGKDIDYGDGDFEDLDPDLLDDDL, encoded by the coding sequence ATGACTATTGCAGATAAACAGCTTCAACGTAGAGAGATTATAACGAAAGCTGTCTGCGGCAAAGGTCGTAAGTTTTCCACAGTAACCCACACAGTTACGCCGCCTCACCATCCCACCAGCATCTTGGGCGCATGGATCATAAACCACCAATATGAAGCGGTCCGTTCTGGCGATGGAGTTGAAGTAATCGGTACTTACGATATCAACATTTGGTATTCTTACAACAAAAACTCGCAAACCGACGTAGCAAAAGAAACGCTCTCTTACGTCGAGCATGTGCCGCTTTCTTACATCGATCCGAAGCACCGGTCTTCGACGGAAGAAGTGTCGGCCGAGTCGACGCAAGAGCCGAATTGTATCGAAGCGAATATTTCTTCGAGCGGATCGAGTGTCGTCATTCGGGTAGAGCGCGAATTCGCGGTGGAAATGATTGCTGAGACGAAGGTATGCGTCGCCGTATTTCCTGGCGGTATCGATGATCTGGACGGTAAGGACATCGACTACGGCGACGGTGATTTTGAAGATTTGGATCCGGATTTGCTCGACGACGATCTGTAA
- a CDS encoding right-handed parallel beta-helix repeat-containing protein, which produces METTATRIYLGPTIVDQGLSKYTLYMEGIPEDLQQLYNESTDIQLLIVGLSEISLTETAIRTPGTTHNAAYRRLLQLASIGTALPPCEGSGCNVPGAQGAAGAKGDKGDKGDKGDKGDPGSDGAITYIGEINDVEIANLSDGDALINESGIWKNKALIASSSSAYVVELSRWGITAGMPVPPYVTADYYRAMANVIGLQNALNWARTEGYTEVVMPVDVYPLCYPTTIMIPSYMTFNANGAVFDVIYDSDNKSPFDTRVTTDYYNFGGISFSFRNCKHAHIVNLKLIGCRLKRSFASPNERAYEQSYGVMFTKGAQFCSLRNSDIGHYMGDGVTIINSTENSYVEFAQGLTLQNLDYATGLPIASTNTLISKHLPLPAVVPDNTIMVTGTGYTRQLNTNSKEMDIFFYTSTDQYIGAARNKRIYTPISVPINARKYRIKYYEETDVNKVFDICINFGAPTNHCSIEYNDIHDSHRGGITGGGSYNVIANNVIRDNGKSNYTFLDGRPGFNDPTAYGINQEDAYGDRCIIRDNLIYGSNQGILVGCYSIEITGNHVYNVPVMGINLYTMFNARVQGNFLYKCGLALGLMTSRFKNATVVIEDNVVIGGTSGFTVSSPDGYSAILQNNTFIDVSNITIPDNENYLFIKNQIRYTSYYSAVMPTLTFNRIRDCIFWSDNTAQFQVNFKVYEIKDCVFTNFSARLSGRNGVMKSEDVLVASCVFNNCLMTNYTVNAIKGHTVTIQDSVLIDTRTMTIITNQPLETAVMRVVNCEIVSITLDHLVRNESNTVNNVTILERCKITINNSTFIRLAFSNITVNPNLWSIIVRQCQLRYTGSIPLTIGYYNSKNPILKLVMADNTVTNIAFPAPDLDKFIGYDDSYKYKQTAALAADGAFFSATISHNLNTLEPYVLVTSGTAILQPIVNIMSANTVKVTHAAAATVNVTVVKLR; this is translated from the coding sequence ATGGAAACGACAGCAACCCGTATTTACTTGGGCCCTACAATAGTGGACCAGGGTCTGTCTAAGTACACGCTATACATGGAAGGGATTCCGGAAGATCTGCAGCAATTGTACAACGAATCGACCGATATCCAATTGTTGATCGTTGGACTTTCCGAGATTTCATTGACAGAAACAGCGATACGGACACCAGGGACGACGCATAATGCCGCATATAGGCGGCTTCTGCAGCTTGCGTCAATCGGGACGGCGCTTCCGCCCTGTGAAGGCAGTGGCTGTAATGTTCCAGGAGCGCAAGGTGCGGCTGGTGCGAAGGGGGACAAAGGAGACAAAGGGGATAAGGGTGATAAAGGGGATCCCGGGTCAGATGGCGCAATTACGTATATCGGGGAAATTAACGATGTGGAGATCGCTAATTTGTCTGACGGCGATGCGTTAATTAATGAAAGTGGAATCTGGAAGAATAAGGCTCTTATAGCGTCTTCTTCGAGCGCATACGTTGTTGAGCTTTCGCGTTGGGGTATAACAGCCGGAATGCCGGTACCGCCTTACGTTACCGCTGATTATTACAGGGCAATGGCAAACGTGATCGGACTTCAGAATGCTTTGAATTGGGCGCGGACAGAAGGCTACACCGAGGTAGTCATGCCTGTCGATGTATATCCGTTATGTTACCCCACCACGATTATGATACCGAGCTATATGACATTTAACGCGAATGGCGCCGTGTTTGATGTCATCTATGATTCGGATAACAAATCGCCATTCGATACGCGGGTAACCACCGACTACTACAACTTTGGCGGCATAAGCTTCTCATTCCGCAATTGCAAACATGCTCATATCGTTAACCTGAAGCTAATTGGCTGCCGTTTGAAGAGGAGCTTTGCCAGCCCGAATGAACGCGCTTATGAACAATCTTACGGCGTAATGTTCACGAAGGGGGCCCAGTTCTGCTCGCTTCGCAACTCGGATATCGGTCATTACATGGGCGATGGCGTTACGATTATTAACTCGACGGAAAACTCGTACGTTGAATTCGCTCAAGGTCTCACCCTGCAGAACCTTGATTACGCGACTGGTTTGCCCATTGCTTCTACGAATACGTTGATTTCGAAGCATCTGCCGCTTCCTGCTGTTGTCCCGGACAATACGATCATGGTAACCGGCACAGGGTATACCCGTCAGTTGAATACGAATTCTAAAGAGATGGATATCTTCTTCTACACATCTACAGACCAATACATTGGCGCGGCTCGCAACAAACGCATTTACACGCCGATCTCTGTCCCGATCAACGCCAGGAAGTATCGCATCAAGTATTACGAGGAGACGGATGTGAATAAAGTATTCGACATCTGCATCAACTTCGGCGCTCCTACGAATCATTGTTCGATTGAATATAACGATATCCATGATTCGCATCGTGGAGGGATTACCGGCGGCGGATCCTATAATGTGATTGCCAATAATGTAATACGGGACAATGGCAAATCCAACTACACGTTTCTCGACGGGCGGCCCGGATTCAACGATCCGACAGCCTATGGAATTAATCAAGAAGATGCATACGGGGATCGTTGCATTATCCGCGATAACCTCATCTATGGAAGCAATCAAGGAATCCTGGTCGGATGCTATTCCATCGAGATTACAGGCAATCACGTGTACAACGTTCCGGTAATGGGCATAAATTTGTACACCATGTTCAATGCACGTGTGCAGGGTAATTTCTTGTACAAGTGCGGGTTGGCGCTAGGGCTCATGACTTCGCGCTTCAAGAATGCAACCGTGGTAATAGAGGACAATGTAGTGATCGGAGGGACGAGCGGATTCACGGTATCTTCGCCTGACGGGTATTCCGCGATCCTGCAGAACAACACCTTTATTGATGTATCGAATATCACTATTCCGGACAATGAGAACTACCTCTTCATAAAGAATCAAATCCGCTACACGAGCTATTATTCGGCAGTTATGCCTACACTGACTTTCAATAGGATCCGGGATTGCATCTTTTGGTCGGATAACACGGCACAGTTTCAGGTCAACTTTAAAGTTTATGAGATCAAGGATTGTGTCTTTACCAATTTCAGCGCACGACTCTCGGGCCGCAACGGGGTTATGAAGAGCGAGGACGTGCTGGTCGCTTCCTGTGTCTTCAATAATTGCTTGATGACCAACTATACCGTTAATGCGATCAAGGGGCATACGGTTACGATTCAAGATTCTGTCCTTATCGATACGAGAACGATGACGATCATCACCAATCAGCCATTAGAAACAGCTGTCATGCGTGTCGTGAATTGCGAGATCGTCTCGATTACGCTCGACCATTTGGTGAGAAATGAGTCCAACACGGTCAATAACGTTACGATATTGGAAAGATGCAAAATCACGATCAACAATTCAACCTTCATCCGGCTTGCATTTTCCAACATAACGGTCAATCCCAACCTGTGGTCAATCATTGTCCGCCAATGTCAGCTCCGCTACACGGGCAGCATTCCTTTAACGATAGGCTATTACAACTCGAAGAATCCGATATTGAAGCTTGTCATGGCAGACAATACAGTGACGAATATAGCGTTTCCCGCTCCTGACCTAGATAAGTTTATTGGTTACGATGATTCGTATAAATACAAACAGACGGCTGCTCTTGCAGCGGACGGCGCCTTCTTCTCAGCCACGATCTCGCATAATTTGAATACGTTGGAGCCCTATGTATTGGTAACGTCAGGTACTGCGATTCTTCAGCCTATAGTCAATATTATGAGTGCGAATACGGTTAAGGTTACACATGCAGCAGCGGCAACGGTTAACGTGACGGTTGTGAAGCTGCGGTAA
- a CDS encoding FtsW/RodA/SpoVE family cell cycle protein encodes MFSFRKFKQIDVVIILIVACLIGIGTVAIYSAAAGTKYEGLHSSNMILASVLFVPLLMLSVIDYRIIVDKLAYLLYGLGVLTLVLVMFKGTDINGAERWLEIGSVQIQPSELAKLSTIILAAHLLHKRNGKKLRIIQDIVPICLVFLIPVLFILKQPDLGTSIVFVGMMIGMIWMGNIRAAHMLIALLIGALTIGSVICMYYSDKDTLSKVVKPHQIARIQTFLDPASDPDKAWHVVNSKNAIGSGIMQGKGFMNGFYIQNGFIPYAYSDSIYVVIGEEFGFLGSAVLLLLYFGLIYRMVLISVESKHLSGPYMIVGIICMFVLQAFENIGMHIGLLPLTGIALPFISYGGSSLLTNMIAIGLVLSVKTHPNKLVRL; translated from the coding sequence ATGTTCAGCTTTCGGAAGTTCAAACAAATTGATGTCGTTATTATTCTAATCGTAGCTTGTTTAATCGGGATCGGCACAGTAGCGATATATAGTGCTGCCGCAGGTACAAAGTACGAGGGACTGCATAGCAGCAACATGATATTGGCAAGCGTACTGTTTGTTCCGCTTTTAATGCTAAGTGTTATCGATTACCGGATAATCGTTGATAAGCTCGCTTATCTGCTATATGGATTAGGTGTTCTAACGCTTGTACTTGTCATGTTTAAGGGGACGGATATTAATGGAGCCGAACGGTGGCTGGAAATCGGAAGCGTACAAATACAACCGTCCGAGCTTGCAAAATTATCGACGATCATATTAGCCGCACATTTGCTGCACAAGCGTAACGGCAAGAAGCTTCGGATCATTCAAGACATTGTACCGATATGCCTTGTATTCCTGATTCCTGTTCTATTTATTCTGAAGCAGCCTGACCTGGGGACATCGATAGTCTTTGTTGGCATGATGATCGGCATGATCTGGATGGGAAACATTCGAGCCGCCCATATGCTCATCGCCCTGTTAATCGGCGCGTTGACGATCGGCTCGGTAATCTGCATGTATTATTCGGATAAGGATACCTTGTCCAAGGTTGTGAAACCGCATCAGATCGCCAGAATCCAAACCTTCCTCGATCCTGCAAGCGATCCGGATAAGGCATGGCATGTCGTCAATTCGAAGAATGCCATAGGAAGCGGTATTATGCAGGGGAAAGGCTTTATGAATGGTTTCTATATCCAGAACGGCTTTATACCTTATGCATACTCCGATTCCATCTATGTCGTGATCGGGGAAGAGTTCGGCTTCTTGGGCTCCGCCGTGCTGCTGCTGCTCTATTTTGGCCTCATCTATCGTATGGTTCTTATTTCAGTAGAAAGCAAGCATTTGTCAGGCCCCTATATGATTGTCGGCATTATTTGCATGTTTGTGCTCCAGGCGTTCGAGAATATCGGCATGCACATCGGTTTGCTTCCTCTTACGGGGATAGCGCTTCCGTTCATCAGTTACGGCGGTAGTTCTTTACTGACGAATATGATCGCAATCGGCCTTGTGTTAAGTGTAAAAACACATCCAAACAAGCTGGTTCGGCTGTAG
- a CDS encoding aromatic acid exporter family protein, translated as MGIRVVKTALAALAALYTATYMGLEPPLSAGLLAILGVEVTRMKGIKSALARFAASVLGLFFASILFALFGFHLWTVSLFILIAFPLLSRVYLKDGIVTSAVIVFHIYAKGEVTAALIGNEIMLLLTGLGWATVINLLYMPKEDKRLDELRHLTEQKFGEMFEQMAKTLRNPALVWNGEELLEAGDAIEEGLRRADVKMENRLWGQDMSTLRYWQTYFEMRRQQMDSIQLMLVQLSFVYEKLPHGELVAELFDHLAHDVKSDVYEGNVERSLSELEARFRGMDLPATREEFEIRAALLHVMQELDRCLAIAKRWKKHKTRQTVMIHEQSL; from the coding sequence ATGGGAATACGTGTCGTCAAAACGGCGCTGGCCGCGCTAGCCGCGCTTTATACCGCTACTTATATGGGCTTGGAGCCGCCACTGTCAGCCGGGCTGCTTGCTATTCTCGGCGTTGAAGTCACGCGGATGAAAGGGATCAAGAGCGCCTTGGCCCGCTTCGCAGCTTCCGTGCTGGGGCTTTTTTTTGCCTCGATCCTATTTGCCCTCTTCGGCTTTCATCTATGGACCGTATCCTTGTTTATTCTGATCGCGTTCCCGCTGCTGTCCCGCGTCTATTTGAAGGATGGCATCGTTACAAGCGCGGTTATCGTTTTTCATATTTATGCGAAGGGCGAAGTTACCGCCGCATTGATCGGCAATGAAATTATGCTGCTGCTGACAGGCCTGGGCTGGGCAACGGTCATTAATCTGCTCTATATGCCGAAGGAAGACAAGCGGCTCGACGAGCTGAGGCATCTGACCGAGCAGAAGTTTGGCGAGATGTTCGAACAAATGGCGAAGACGCTTCGCAATCCGGCGCTTGTATGGAACGGGGAAGAGCTGCTTGAAGCGGGCGATGCGATTGAAGAAGGACTCCGCCGGGCGGATGTGAAGATGGAGAACCGGCTGTGGGGTCAAGATATGAGCACGCTTAGGTATTGGCAGACTTATTTTGAAATGCGCCGCCAACAGATGGATTCCATCCAACTGATGCTTGTTCAGCTATCCTTCGTCTACGAGAAGCTTCCGCATGGGGAGCTCGTTGCCGAGTTATTCGATCATCTGGCCCATGATGTGAAATCCGATGTCTACGAAGGGAATGTGGAACGGAGCTTAAGCGAGCTGGAGGCGCGCTTCCGCGGCATGGATCTCCCCGCCACCCGTGAGGAGTTCGAAATTCGTGCCGCTCTCCTGCATGTCATGCAGGAGCTGGATCGCTGTCTGGCGATCGCCAAGCGGTGGAAAAAGCATAAAACACGCCAAACTGTCATGATCCATGAACAATCCTTGTAA
- a CDS encoding ABC transporter permease, translating to MSSLYRHHQARSRRTAWAVRLTQGLLLILFFGLWEAAGRNRWIDVLLFSYPSKLIDQLWGSLLDGSLLPHTGVTVMETAVGFVLGTLLGTAFAALLWWFPFVSRVLDPYLVVLNSMPKVALGPLFIVGFGPGLMAIVATTLSVTVIITTLSIYNRFREVDAGYIKVVRLFGGTRWQTFRHVILPDSFETIVSTLKVNVGLAWVGVIVGEFLTSKSGLGYLIIYGFQVFNFTIVLSSLLVIAVVATVMYQIVAALERRLTRRRPER from the coding sequence ATGTCGTCGCTCTATCGCCATCATCAGGCCAGATCCCGTCGTACGGCATGGGCCGTCCGGCTGACGCAAGGCTTGCTGTTGATCCTCTTCTTCGGTCTATGGGAGGCTGCCGGACGAAATAGGTGGATCGACGTCTTATTGTTCAGCTATCCCAGCAAGCTGATCGATCAGCTGTGGGGTTCGCTGCTGGATGGATCCTTGCTGCCTCATACGGGCGTTACCGTGATGGAAACAGCGGTCGGCTTCGTGCTCGGTACGCTGTTGGGCACGGCATTCGCTGCACTGCTCTGGTGGTTCCCCTTCGTATCGCGCGTATTGGACCCGTATCTCGTCGTACTGAACAGTATGCCGAAGGTCGCCTTGGGTCCGCTGTTCATCGTCGGCTTCGGACCCGGGCTTATGGCGATTGTCGCCACGACCTTGTCCGTAACGGTCATCATCACCACACTTTCGATCTATAACCGGTTCCGCGAAGTCGATGCCGGCTACATCAAGGTTGTCCGTTTGTTTGGCGGAACCCGCTGGCAGACGTTCCGTCACGTCATTTTGCCGGATTCGTTCGAAACGATCGTATCGACCTTGAAAGTCAACGTCGGGCTTGCATGGGTCGGCGTCATTGTCGGCGAATTTTTGACATCGAAATCGGGTTTGGGGTACCTCATCATATATGGCTTCCAAGTATTCAACTTTACGATCGTATTGTCGAGCCTGCTCGTGATCGCTGTCGTGGCTACGGTCATGTACCAGATCGTTGCGGCGCTGGAGCGCCGGTTGACTCGCAGACGGCCGGAACGGTAG
- a CDS encoding ABC transporter ATP-binding protein has product MEPLLELVGVSHVYVGDQGANLAVEGLDLSVGRGQFVSLVGPSGCGKTTVLSLLAGLLLPSKGEVRIGGESIRKPSAKVGYMLQQDYLFPWRSILDNAAIGLELGGRKTAEGIAFVRSLLHELGLDAAENRMPFELSGGMRQRVALARTLATEPDVLLLDEPFSSLDMQIKLQLEDLVWQTLRSRGKTAVLVTHDLAEAAAMSDSVIVLARNPGRILTRFDMPEAMRAALPTEARRHPSFQHMYDQIWETLESGREKGEETGDEDEV; this is encoded by the coding sequence GTGGAGCCGCTGTTAGAGCTGGTGGGAGTTTCCCATGTTTATGTGGGCGATCAAGGCGCCAATCTGGCGGTCGAAGGACTTGACCTGTCTGTCGGCCGCGGTCAATTCGTCAGTCTGGTCGGACCCAGCGGCTGCGGCAAAACGACAGTGCTCAGCCTTCTGGCCGGCTTGCTCTTGCCGTCGAAGGGTGAAGTACGGATCGGCGGGGAATCTATCAGAAAACCATCGGCGAAAGTCGGCTACATGCTGCAGCAGGACTATCTGTTCCCCTGGCGCAGTATCTTGGACAACGCGGCCATCGGTCTGGAGCTCGGCGGCAGGAAAACGGCGGAGGGGATCGCTTTCGTGCGCTCGCTGCTCCATGAACTAGGGCTTGACGCAGCCGAGAACCGCATGCCGTTTGAGCTGTCCGGCGGCATGAGGCAGCGGGTCGCACTGGCCCGCACCCTCGCGACGGAACCGGACGTCCTGCTGCTTGACGAGCCGTTCTCTTCCTTGGATATGCAAATCAAGCTCCAGCTGGAGGATCTCGTATGGCAAACGCTGCGCAGCCGGGGGAAGACGGCCGTGCTGGTTACGCATGATTTGGCCGAGGCGGCAGCGATGAGCGACAGCGTTATCGTTCTCGCCCGCAATCCGGGCCGGATTCTGACCCGCTTCGATATGCCGGAGGCGATGAGAGCGGCACTGCCGACCGAAGCCAGGAGGCATCCATCGTTTCAGCATATGTACGATCAAATATGGGAGACGCTCGAGTCCGGTCGAGAGAAAGGGGAGGAGACGGGTGATGAGGATGAAGTCTAA
- a CDS encoding ABC transporter substrate-binding protein, with product MLRRRWLAAALAAVMLAVLAAGCGGGGNKDTVKVRIGEVTRSLFYAPQYVAIAKDMFKKEGLEVELTTTAGGDKTMTALLSGGIDVALVGSETSIYVYQQGSDDPIINFAQLTQTDGTFLVSREEIGDFDWNSLKGKVFLGQRKGGMPQMAGEFTLKKYGIDPQKDLTLIQNVEFANIPAAFASGTGEYVQLFEPQASIMEKEGKGHVIASFGTESGKLPYTVFMAKESYIDKNKDTVQKFTNAVFAAQKWVQDHSAEEIADVVLPFFPDAERDIVVKVIDRYKQQGSYATDPIVDEAEWNNLQDVMESAGELKTRAEHGKLVNNTFAEKVLK from the coding sequence ATGCTCAGGAGACGATGGTTGGCGGCTGCGTTGGCGGCTGTGATGCTGGCTGTCTTGGCAGCAGGCTGCGGAGGCGGGGGAAACAAGGATACCGTTAAGGTGCGGATTGGCGAAGTGACGCGATCACTTTTCTACGCCCCGCAATATGTGGCGATAGCCAAAGACATGTTCAAGAAGGAAGGCCTGGAGGTGGAGCTGACCACGACGGCCGGAGGCGACAAGACAATGACGGCTTTGCTGTCCGGCGGGATCGATGTGGCTCTGGTCGGGTCGGAGACATCGATTTATGTCTATCAGCAGGGCTCGGATGATCCAATCATTAATTTTGCCCAGCTTACGCAAACCGACGGCACGTTCCTCGTATCCCGGGAAGAGATTGGGGATTTCGACTGGAACAGCTTGAAAGGGAAAGTGTTCCTGGGACAGAGAAAGGGCGGAATGCCGCAGATGGCCGGCGAATTTACGCTCAAGAAGTATGGAATCGATCCGCAGAAGGATTTGACGCTCATCCAGAACGTCGAGTTCGCCAACATACCGGCCGCCTTCGCCTCGGGTACGGGTGAATATGTCCAGCTGTTCGAGCCGCAGGCTTCCATTATGGAGAAGGAAGGCAAGGGGCATGTCATCGCCTCGTTCGGAACAGAGAGCGGCAAGCTGCCTTATACGGTATTCATGGCCAAGGAAAGCTACATCGACAAGAATAAAGATACGGTTCAAAAATTTACGAACGCCGTATTCGCTGCCCAGAAGTGGGTTCAAGATCACAGCGCAGAAGAAATCGCCGACGTCGTCCTTCCCTTCTTCCCGGATGCGGAGCGCGACATTGTCGTCAAGGTCATCGACCGCTACAAGCAGCAGGGGTCGTACGCAACCGATCCAATCGTGGATGAAGCGGAGTGGAATAATCTGCAGGATGTTATGGAGTCGGCCGGGGAACTGAAGACAAGAGCCGAGCACGGGAAGCTGGTTAATAACACCTTTGCGGAAAAGGTGCTGAAGTAA